Proteins encoded by one window of Salicibibacter halophilus:
- a CDS encoding aspartate/glutamate racemase family protein, which produces MERNMIGILMLDTTFPRPKGDIGNPETFSFPVIYKVVKEATASRVMNKTGDDALIDPFVKAAKELESDGAKAITTSCGFLAIFQKEIQKELTVPFFSSSLLQIPFANLVTGGTVGVITAVRSSLTNQHLKGVDAHHSPVVIEGMDDMPAFTSAIVEQTKNLHKIAVTKEMTQVTLRLLQNHPEVKAIVLECTNMPPYLNAMQTVTELPIFDPNTLMAYMFNAIN; this is translated from the coding sequence GTGGAAAGAAACATGATCGGGATATTAATGCTTGATACAACTTTTCCTAGGCCAAAAGGGGATATTGGAAATCCAGAGACGTTTTCATTTCCGGTCATTTATAAAGTGGTAAAGGAAGCGACCGCTTCTCGTGTGATGAATAAAACCGGGGACGATGCACTGATCGATCCTTTCGTCAAAGCCGCCAAAGAGCTGGAAAGTGATGGTGCCAAGGCAATTACGACGAGTTGTGGTTTCCTTGCTATTTTTCAAAAAGAGATACAAAAGGAATTAACAGTTCCTTTCTTTTCTTCCAGTTTGCTTCAAATCCCCTTCGCGAATCTTGTTACAGGTGGCACAGTAGGTGTAATAACAGCTGTGCGTTCGAGTTTAACGAATCAACATCTCAAAGGTGTTGATGCGCATCATAGTCCTGTAGTTATTGAAGGAATGGATGACATGCCCGCGTTCACTTCTGCCATTGTCGAGCAAACGAAAAACTTGCATAAGATTGCGGTCACGAAAGAAATGACGCAAGTAACTTTGCGTTTACTCCAAAACCATCCGGAAGTCAAGGCGATTGTGCTGGAATGTACGAACATGCCTCCTTATCTAAACGCAATGCAAACGGTCACTGAACTGCCAATTTTTGATCCAAACACTTTAATGGCCTACATGTTCAATGCCATCAACTAA
- a CDS encoding NAD(P)/FAD-dependent oxidoreductase: protein MASNVLPAIAKHVASIVPSLGNVRIIRSMVGFRPYTGDGLPIIDESRDVKGFIIAAGHEGDGIALSPITGLLVRDLIDGKGDYQYFLGKLKLDRL, encoded by the coding sequence ATAGCGTCGAACGTTCTCCCAGCGATAGCCAAACATGTGGCGAGTATCGTTCCAAGTCTAGGGAATGTACGAATTATTCGCTCCATGGTAGGTTTTCGTCCGTACACAGGGGATGGATTGCCTATTATTGATGAGTCCCGTGATGTGAAAGGATTCATTATAGCAGCGGGACACGAGGGGGATGGAATCGCTTTAAGCCCCATTACCGGTTTGCTTGTCCGGGATTTGATCGATGGAAAAGGAGACTATCAATATTTTCTCGGAAAATTAAAACTCGATCGCTTATAG
- a CDS encoding TRAP transporter large permease subunit, producing the protein MLDIVIPMLILFAIVLIPRIPKIGGDVRIALLLAALTAAIMGGLTPIEVGTALIDGVDQLAWVIMLSITGSIYAETQVKLGAMQTTMLSLRSIFGKSSLGLVAAVLIALTFAGSLLGDAIAASAVIGFLVIRSLADLNIKPEQIGMIILVGASLGSLMPPISQGVILSTSLLDMDPTPVIVISIFTVTGGVLFAILDASRFVRGKRLPEHLMPDQSFFTIIKERWKTLVPLIVLAVIVVLDTGLDVNIFTVWEPTGQLVAYLEELPILNGVVFPIVLAIIMGALVSFFYRSVRKEAGTVFKQGLKNIGKTVQIQLAAGFMIGVFSATGVIDRVSELMEGLQATALKLGGTASMLFIGMLTGSQTTAQTITVPFLGPALENLDVDPVNIALGAAHISAGGQNLPPVGLTAFVVAGLIGGILSKKVDPVKVMILAVPASLYLTLVGLIAWFI; encoded by the coding sequence ATGCTTGATATCGTAATTCCGATGCTTATATTGTTCGCAATTGTATTAATCCCACGAATTCCAAAAATTGGAGGAGATGTGCGAATTGCGTTACTCCTTGCCGCGCTTACTGCCGCGATAATGGGGGGATTAACCCCGATAGAAGTTGGTACTGCTTTGATCGATGGAGTCGATCAACTTGCTTGGGTAATCATGTTATCGATCACGGGAAGCATTTATGCTGAGACGCAGGTGAAATTAGGCGCGATGCAGACAACGATGCTCAGCTTACGTTCGATTTTCGGCAAATCTTCGTTAGGTTTGGTTGCGGCTGTTTTGATCGCGTTAACGTTTGCAGGGTCTCTTTTGGGGGATGCCATCGCGGCTTCTGCAGTCATAGGGTTTCTCGTTATTCGCTCATTAGCGGATTTGAATATCAAGCCTGAGCAAATTGGCATGATTATATTGGTGGGTGCCTCACTGGGCTCTCTTATGCCTCCGATTTCTCAAGGGGTTATATTATCTACCTCCTTGCTGGACATGGATCCAACACCTGTCATTGTCATTAGCATTTTCACCGTTACAGGGGGCGTTTTGTTTGCGATACTTGATGCCAGCCGATTTGTGCGTGGGAAACGTTTGCCGGAACATCTAATGCCGGATCAATCTTTTTTTACCATCATTAAAGAAAGATGGAAAACGTTAGTGCCGCTTATTGTGTTGGCAGTTATTGTCGTTCTTGATACAGGTTTGGATGTTAACATTTTTACTGTTTGGGAACCGACGGGTCAATTAGTGGCTTATCTTGAAGAATTACCTATTTTAAATGGAGTCGTATTTCCAATCGTATTGGCCATTATTATGGGCGCTCTCGTCAGTTTTTTTTACCGTAGTGTACGTAAAGAAGCTGGAACAGTGTTTAAACAAGGGTTGAAAAACATAGGAAAAACCGTGCAAATTCAATTGGCGGCGGGATTCATGATCGGAGTCTTTTCCGCGACAGGGGTGATCGATCGCGTTTCAGAACTTATGGAAGGGCTACAAGCCACAGCACTTAAGTTGGGTGGCACGGCCAGTATGTTGTTTATTGGAATGCTTACTGGGTCGCAAACGACCGCGCAGACGATAACGGTTCCATTTCTTGGTCCCGCCTTGGAAAACCTTGATGTAGATCCTGTGAATATCGCCCTTGGGGCTGCCCATATCTCCGCAGGCGGCCAAAATCTACCACCCGTAGGGTTAACAGCGTTTGTCGTGGCTGGGCTCATTGGAGGTATACTAAGTAAAAAGGTAGACCCAGTAAAAGTGATGATTCTGGCGGTGCCGGCATCGTTGTATTTAACGCTTGTGGGATTGATCGCTTGGTTTATATAA
- a CDS encoding xylulokinase, giving the protein MEYIATFDIGTSSIKGVLVGKDGSLHCTETRPIRTDYREDGRVEQDPGQWWDQVCHIAVSWWEHVNSQNVKAIVMSGQMQDCIPIDADGRPVRPAILYADNRAEEQAAHIAHDIPDLSMKTGNHFDGTMVFPKMKWLKEHERESYERTETICVSAKDYVVFQLIQKAVADPVTGATTGMMDLRGKEWASEWVEEQGLDAQKLPPLSAPCTMVGGVVEKSAKQSGFAGGTPVLCGAGDAGATTMGAGVMDHGDKYVYLGSTGWVAYVTEKITEQADGIFHLTDLSQEQYIAIAPMLNVGNAHLWAVDLFGNGGDKDYIGFENAVQSTDPGASDVLFLPYLKGERFPIQDMSASGAFMNMKETTTKAHLSRAVLEGVSMSIRQTIETLVGDGARRTPLTLIGGGTQSEAWCQILADMCRNVVRVPEHPEYLPSLGVAAAGFVHLQWVSDYQAFHQQFMQHQPMKTYYPDADVKATYEDLYTKFKALYPLIKDW; this is encoded by the coding sequence ATGGAGTATATTGCGACGTTTGATATCGGCACCTCAAGTATCAAGGGCGTCTTGGTTGGGAAGGACGGTTCTTTGCATTGCACCGAAACGCGTCCGATTCGGACGGATTATAGAGAAGATGGACGTGTAGAACAAGATCCCGGGCAATGGTGGGACCAGGTATGTCACATTGCTGTTTCTTGGTGGGAACACGTGAATTCCCAAAATGTGAAAGCGATTGTGATGAGCGGGCAGATGCAAGATTGTATTCCGATAGATGCCGACGGCCGACCGGTGCGTCCTGCCATTCTGTACGCTGATAACCGTGCAGAGGAACAGGCTGCCCATATTGCGCATGACATTCCTGATTTGTCTATGAAAACAGGAAATCATTTTGATGGAACAATGGTTTTTCCGAAGATGAAGTGGCTGAAGGAACATGAACGTGAATCGTATGAGCGAACGGAGACCATTTGTGTGAGTGCCAAAGATTATGTGGTTTTTCAGCTTATACAAAAAGCAGTTGCCGATCCTGTCACCGGTGCCACTACCGGGATGATGGACTTGCGCGGCAAGGAATGGGCTTCTGAGTGGGTGGAGGAGCAAGGACTCGATGCTCAAAAACTTCCGCCTCTATCCGCCCCTTGCACGATGGTTGGGGGAGTCGTTGAAAAGAGTGCGAAGCAAAGTGGATTTGCGGGAGGAACGCCTGTCTTATGCGGGGCCGGTGATGCCGGGGCAACTACTATGGGTGCCGGGGTCATGGATCATGGGGATAAATACGTCTACCTCGGTTCAACAGGTTGGGTGGCATATGTAACCGAAAAAATTACGGAGCAAGCAGATGGTATTTTTCATCTTACGGACCTTTCTCAAGAACAATACATTGCCATAGCGCCAATGCTCAATGTTGGGAATGCACACCTTTGGGCAGTGGATCTCTTTGGGAATGGCGGGGACAAAGATTACATAGGTTTTGAAAATGCCGTTCAATCCACGGATCCCGGTGCATCAGATGTTCTCTTTTTACCATATCTTAAAGGCGAGCGTTTTCCAATCCAGGACATGTCTGCTTCGGGTGCTTTTATGAACATGAAGGAGACAACAACAAAAGCACATTTAAGCCGCGCCGTGTTGGAAGGGGTGTCCATGTCGATACGCCAGACGATTGAAACGTTAGTAGGCGATGGTGCAAGGCGTACACCCTTGACTCTTATTGGTGGAGGGACACAGAGCGAAGCGTGGTGTCAGATCTTAGCCGATATGTGCCGGAATGTTGTACGTGTGCCTGAGCACCCCGAATATTTACCTTCATTAGGGGTAGCTGCCGCGGGTTTTGTCCACTTGCAATGGGTGTCCGATTATCAGGCATTTCATCAGCAGTTCATGCAACACCAGCCGATGAAAACATATTATCCTGACGCCGATGTGAAGGCGACATATGAGGACTTATATACAAAATTTAAAGCTTTGTATCCATTGATCAAAGATTGGTAG
- a CDS encoding alpha/beta hydrolase — MIEKHIHFYSEGFKLQGTLYYPDNIGENDKRPAIIPNSGYQGFNEFYPKMFAKKMTEAGYICLGFDYRGFADSEGEYGKVLIEQQVEDIHNAITFLQFQEEVEQNAIGLIGWGMGAANVILAAANNENVSATAALNGFYHGERWLKSIHSYKEWVQILETVKADRVHRVFQGDSQLADPFIHYPLDPSTKEYVEKELASVYGFGQQTTLQFTESIIDLNVERVVKELTPRPLFIGHGEENLLHPYEEATNLYENAASPKTLYTVEGKHNDFMYSDHPEFKELCGHLVPFFRDAFEKSTSPLRKETL, encoded by the coding sequence ATGATCGAAAAGCATATCCATTTTTATAGTGAAGGGTTCAAGTTACAAGGAACTCTCTATTATCCCGATAACATTGGCGAGAATGACAAAAGGCCAGCAATTATCCCTAATTCCGGCTATCAAGGATTTAATGAGTTTTATCCGAAGATGTTTGCCAAAAAAATGACCGAAGCCGGGTATATTTGCCTCGGTTTTGACTACCGGGGATTCGCCGATAGCGAGGGAGAGTACGGAAAGGTACTAATTGAACAACAAGTCGAAGATATTCACAACGCGATCACTTTTTTGCAATTTCAAGAAGAAGTTGAGCAAAATGCGATCGGGCTGATTGGCTGGGGGATGGGCGCGGCAAACGTCATTCTCGCCGCCGCGAACAATGAAAACGTTTCTGCAACGGCTGCCTTAAACGGATTCTATCATGGCGAACGATGGCTGAAATCCATTCATTCTTATAAAGAATGGGTGCAAATTCTCGAAACCGTAAAGGCCGATCGTGTGCACCGTGTCTTTCAGGGAGACTCACAACTCGCCGATCCTTTTATTCATTACCCGCTGGACCCTTCCACGAAAGAGTATGTTGAAAAAGAACTGGCATCCGTTTACGGGTTCGGTCAACAAACGACGTTGCAGTTCACGGAATCAATTATCGATTTAAATGTAGAAAGAGTCGTTAAAGAACTAACCCCACGACCGTTGTTTATCGGACATGGAGAGGAAAATTTGCTCCATCCTTACGAAGAAGCGACAAACCTATATGAAAACGCCGCTTCACCCAAGACTCTTTATACTGTAGAAGGCAAGCATAATGACTTTATGTATAGCGACCACCCCGAATTTAAGGAGCTTTGTGGACATTTAGTTCCTTTTTTCCGGGATGCTTTTGAGAAAAGCACATCCCCTCTTCGAAAGGAAACCTTATAA
- a CDS encoding NAD(P)/FAD-dependent oxidoreductase — protein MTTADAVVIGGGVIGTSIAYRLAEENRKVILIEKEEIGSKTSGSCDKAIFLQSKKPGFPSELAKASRAVYENLEDELDFSFEFKRGGGMIVVQSEKYLPFMEDFVEKQKQAGIDIQLLDKKEAIDQQPILSKNIVGSTYSNEDAEVNPLLLSQAFADASRRKGVEIRTHTEAVDVSIENGKVVGVKTAKEYISTEIVVNAAGPFAPQIGDMADVNTPIQPRRGVILISEKVTPVVKGNILCSQYLAAKHLTEEAPAFGIGLSLGQTDDGNLLIGASREFKSLVLSQITGWMTIFDNEVPHLAL, from the coding sequence GTGACGACAGCAGATGCCGTTGTGATCGGCGGAGGGGTGATCGGGACTTCGATTGCCTATCGTTTAGCCGAAGAGAATCGAAAGGTCATTTTAATCGAAAAGGAAGAAATAGGTTCGAAAACATCTGGATCTTGTGATAAGGCTATCTTTCTCCAATCTAAAAAACCGGGATTTCCGAGTGAACTGGCAAAAGCCAGCAGAGCGGTTTATGAAAATCTTGAAGACGAGCTTGATTTCTCTTTTGAATTCAAGCGAGGGGGCGGGATGATTGTCGTTCAATCCGAAAAATACCTGCCTTTCATGGAAGATTTTGTGGAAAAGCAAAAACAGGCGGGTATCGATATTCAACTTTTAGACAAGAAAGAAGCAATCGACCAACAACCGATTTTATCGAAAAACATTGTCGGTTCCACGTACAGCAATGAGGACGCGGAAGTCAATCCGTTGTTATTAAGCCAGGCATTTGCCGATGCTTCGAGACGAAAAGGGGTTGAGATTCGGACACATACAGAAGCCGTTGATGTTTCCATTGAGAATGGAAAAGTTGTAGGGGTTAAAACGGCAAAAGAATATATTTCAACAGAGATTGTAGTTAACGCAGCCGGCCCCTTTGCACCGCAAATTGGCGACATGGCAGATGTAAATACCCCAATTCAGCCACGGCGCGGGGTTATTCTAATCTCGGAAAAAGTAACCCCCGTAGTAAAAGGAAACATTTTATGTTCCCAATACCTTGCTGCTAAACACCTGACTGAGGAAGCACCCGCGTTCGGGATCGGCCTCTCCTTAGGGCAAACAGATGACGGTAACTTACTTATCGGTGCCAGCAGAGAATTTAAAAGTTTGGTTCTATCACAAATCACGGGATGGATGACAATATTCGACAATGAAGTCCCGCACCTTGCTTTATAG
- a CDS encoding ISL3 family transposase — protein MLTHYTMVHECKEVPFAIIHQEEIPFGYPNPGLYRYLQLLNEGTRCPDCGYWTTRVHEHHMKQVVAGAHNDTPIFDHFNHRRFICDACCRTFMEPLPWLKPYQRMSVIAKQSLIFATADRTFKSVGEAFDRSGQTIGVHARACHGEHPAISDRSTPALIGLDEISLAKGKGKYRLVMYDLSVPWRPQLFELHESRRKEAVMDLFNQLSQPEQVIAVAIDMWRPYQTAIKAALPQAIVVIDAFHVIQASTRALDDVRKSVQHVLTKEERVALKEDKDLFAERTEELTPEQQERLKHWETTSPTLAQAMRLHQKLRQLYQCHDLEEALDHLGAWEKEVIASSLEPFDDLLKTIWNWLPEILHRFHYRISNAKTEGKNNQLRTMNQQGFGYSLFSLQARMQVKEEKEAILKWRKYQARCEQRIHQEEYPPAT, from the coding sequence ATGCTTACCCATTATACCATGGTCCATGAATGTAAAGAAGTCCCTTTTGCCATTATCCATCAAGAAGAAATTCCATTTGGTTATCCGAACCCAGGATTATATCGCTACCTTCAGTTACTGAATGAAGGCACACGTTGTCCGGATTGTGGGTACTGGACAACCCGAGTGCATGAGCATCACATGAAGCAAGTGGTTGCAGGCGCTCACAACGATACACCGATCTTTGATCATTTCAACCATCGTCGATTTATATGTGATGCCTGTTGTCGTACGTTTATGGAGCCATTACCTTGGCTCAAACCATATCAACGAATGTCGGTGATAGCCAAGCAATCACTGATATTTGCAACGGCCGACCGTACCTTCAAATCGGTAGGAGAAGCCTTTGATCGCAGTGGTCAAACTATTGGGGTCCATGCACGCGCATGTCATGGGGAGCATCCAGCTATTTCGGATCGATCCACCCCCGCACTCATCGGCCTTGATGAAATCAGTTTGGCCAAAGGAAAAGGCAAGTATCGGTTGGTCATGTACGATCTCTCGGTACCATGGCGGCCCCAGTTATTCGAGTTACATGAAAGTCGTCGCAAAGAAGCTGTCATGGATCTTTTCAACCAATTGTCTCAACCTGAACAAGTGATTGCGGTTGCGATCGATATGTGGAGGCCTTATCAGACAGCGATTAAGGCCGCCCTCCCTCAAGCGATCGTGGTCATTGATGCCTTCCATGTCATCCAAGCTTCGACGCGTGCCTTGGACGATGTGCGAAAAAGCGTCCAACATGTTTTGACCAAAGAAGAACGGGTGGCATTAAAAGAAGACAAAGACTTGTTTGCTGAACGAACGGAAGAATTAACCCCGGAACAACAAGAACGTCTGAAGCATTGGGAGACAACATCACCGACGTTAGCTCAAGCCATGCGCCTGCATCAAAAACTTCGCCAATTGTATCAATGCCATGATCTGGAAGAAGCATTGGATCATTTAGGGGCGTGGGAAAAAGAGGTCATCGCCTCTTCCCTGGAGCCGTTCGATGATCTTCTCAAGACGATTTGGAATTGGTTGCCGGAAATTCTCCATCGGTTTCACTATCGTATATCCAACGCCAAAACCGAAGGGAAGAACAACCAACTCCGCACGATGAATCAACAAGGGTTTGGCTATTCGTTATTCTCTCTTCAAGCTCGGATGCAGGTGAAGGAAGAAAAAGAGGCGATCCTTAAATGGAGAAAATATCAAGCTCGGTGTGAACAAAGAATCCATCAAGAAGAATACCCACCGGCAACCTAA
- a CDS encoding sodium/glutamate symporter, with the protein MSIFDLTVDLGLISVLLLIGVWLRARFQFIQKYFIPASMIAGFMALAFGPNGFGWLPFSGSIADYPTILIAIIFGAIPIGAAQVNWKKIFHRVRNMWFYSMTLTLLMWPSGLIITYLVLGHIWDLPSGFGFALGAGFIGGHGTAAAIGDVFNAHGWEEITALAYTSATIGLLCAIVGGLFIIKRNARKNQTAFLSDFNDLPEDLRTGLVKKDHQASAGKETVSPNTVDPLFFHLAIIGVVVVISYYLQESLEALFPQMSVPLLSLAFIVGLIAQMILSKLKANQYVDKPTVNRISGTATDLTVAFGIASINLAIVADYIVPLVALFIFGIVWAYLIFHFISPRVFHQHWFENGIFGWGWSTGTVAMGVALLKVADPKSEATTLDDYALGYAGMVPFEVIIITFGPLLIISGFGVVFTLALLAFWVILFVIAAKSGWLVSEKRVRERRKAL; encoded by the coding sequence TTGTCGATTTTCGATTTAACCGTGGATCTCGGTTTGATTTCAGTATTACTTCTGATTGGTGTTTGGCTAAGAGCCAGATTTCAATTTATTCAAAAATACTTTATTCCGGCGAGTATGATTGCCGGTTTTATGGCGTTAGCTTTTGGTCCCAATGGATTCGGCTGGTTACCGTTTTCCGGATCTATCGCGGATTATCCGACGATATTAATCGCGATTATTTTTGGTGCGATTCCCATTGGAGCCGCCCAAGTGAATTGGAAAAAGATCTTTCATCGCGTGCGTAATATGTGGTTTTATTCCATGACCCTTACCTTATTAATGTGGCCAAGCGGGCTTATCATCACCTATCTCGTTTTAGGGCATATCTGGGATTTGCCATCTGGATTTGGGTTTGCGCTCGGAGCCGGGTTTATTGGCGGCCACGGTACTGCTGCAGCTATTGGAGACGTTTTTAACGCTCATGGTTGGGAAGAAATCACCGCTCTTGCTTACACATCTGCAACCATCGGTTTGCTTTGTGCCATTGTTGGCGGATTATTCATTATTAAGCGCAATGCAAGGAAAAACCAAACGGCCTTTCTTTCTGATTTTAACGATCTTCCTGAAGATTTAAGAACAGGCTTGGTGAAAAAGGACCATCAAGCATCCGCGGGAAAAGAAACGGTTTCTCCAAATACGGTCGATCCGCTTTTCTTCCATCTAGCGATTATCGGCGTCGTCGTTGTTATTAGTTATTACTTACAAGAGAGCCTTGAAGCTCTTTTTCCTCAAATGAGCGTCCCTTTGCTAAGTCTGGCATTTATCGTTGGCTTGATCGCGCAAATGATTTTAAGCAAATTAAAGGCTAATCAGTATGTCGATAAACCTACCGTGAATCGAATCAGCGGAACAGCCACGGATTTGACGGTTGCTTTCGGCATCGCCTCTATTAATCTCGCCATCGTCGCGGATTATATTGTGCCGCTCGTAGCCTTATTTATTTTTGGTATTGTTTGGGCCTATTTAATTTTTCATTTTATATCTCCACGTGTCTTTCACCAGCATTGGTTCGAAAACGGGATCTTTGGCTGGGGATGGAGCACAGGAACCGTAGCCATGGGCGTTGCCCTTCTCAAAGTGGCTGATCCAAAATCAGAAGCTACAACCCTTGATGATTACGCGTTGGGATATGCAGGGATGGTTCCATTCGAAGTCATTATCATTACGTTTGGTCCCCTGTTAATTATTAGTGGGTTTGGCGTCGTTTTCACGCTGGCCTTGCTCGCGTTTTGGGTGATTCTTTTTGTCATAGCGGCCAAATCAGGTTGGTTAGTAAGTGAAAAAAGAGTAAGAGAGCGAAGAAAAGCATTATAA
- a CDS encoding (2Fe-2S)-binding protein, whose amino-acid sequence MMRITDHPVLGPLNKKQVTIQFNGIAYVGLENDSIAATLLANGIRTLRHSEKGNEPRGIYCGIGHCYECRVTVNGKRSVRACITPVEDKMIVESQGFQS is encoded by the coding sequence ATGATGAGAATAACGGACCATCCGGTCTTAGGACCTTTAAATAAAAAACAGGTGACCATCCAATTTAATGGAATAGCTTACGTTGGCCTAGAAAACGACTCCATAGCGGCAACACTTCTCGCCAACGGGATCCGGACGTTGCGACATTCAGAAAAGGGGAATGAGCCACGAGGCATCTACTGCGGCATCGGCCATTGCTATGAATGTCGGGTAACGGTTAATGGAAAAAGAAGTGTTCGCGCTTGTATCACGCCAGTGGAGGATAAAATGATTGTTGAATCGCAGGGGTTTCAGTCATGA
- a CDS encoding FadR/GntR family transcriptional regulator, whose translation MKIERKKVSMQVFDHIKTMMEEQELKPGDKLPTESYFTELFGVSRTPIREALSVLEASGLITSTQGGGSVIQPISASNLMEETRFQFMNPLEVVDLLETRMILESGAAYFAAKRREPADLEVIQQALTNIRDVQSEAKIGYEEDIHFHKVIVEASHNPVLVQTMGSISNLYEKAVKYSLSKNLGWDEKKQQVLQEHEAIYVAIEKKEAEEARNAMIKHLENAKTKLAQYIHNDRREK comes from the coding sequence ATGAAAATCGAACGAAAAAAAGTTTCCATGCAAGTGTTTGATCACATTAAAACAATGATGGAAGAGCAAGAGCTTAAACCAGGAGATAAACTGCCCACCGAAAGCTATTTTACCGAACTATTCGGGGTGAGCCGGACACCGATCCGCGAGGCGCTCAGTGTCCTCGAAGCCAGTGGATTGATCACTTCAACTCAAGGGGGAGGGAGTGTTATACAGCCCATCTCCGCTTCCAATTTAATGGAAGAAACACGCTTTCAATTTATGAACCCTCTTGAGGTCGTTGATCTGCTGGAAACGCGTATGATCCTTGAATCCGGCGCTGCTTACTTTGCGGCCAAACGGAGAGAACCTGCAGACCTGGAAGTTATTCAGCAAGCCCTCACGAACATCCGAGATGTTCAATCGGAAGCAAAAATAGGTTACGAGGAAGATATTCATTTTCACAAAGTTATTGTCGAGGCTTCTCATAACCCGGTTCTAGTCCAAACCATGGGGAGCATCTCGAATTTATATGAGAAAGCGGTGAAATATTCATTATCCAAAAACCTGGGGTGGGATGAAAAAAAACAGCAAGTCCTGCAAGAACACGAAGCCATCTATGTAGCGATCGAAAAGAAAGAAGCGGAAGAAGCGAGAAACGCAATGATTAAACATCTGGAAAATGCAAAAACAAAGCTTGCTCAATATATTCACAATGACAGGAGAGAGAAATAA
- a CDS encoding (2Fe-2S)-binding protein, translated as MQDVMVCRCEEVYYSAIREAIEQGSVTSKEIKLQTRAGMGICQGRTCRPLIEQVLSMHTNEAIPDSSRMTHTNPIRPITLTDLANNTKRDK; from the coding sequence ATGCAAGATGTTATGGTCTGTCGGTGCGAAGAGGTGTATTACAGCGCAATTAGGGAGGCAATTGAACAGGGAAGTGTCACATCTAAAGAAATAAAACTGCAAACGCGGGCTGGTATGGGGATTTGCCAAGGAAGAACATGTCGGCCGCTTATAGAGCAAGTTTTATCCATGCATACGAATGAAGCGATCCCAGATTCCAGCCGTATGACGCATACCAACCCCATTCGTCCGATTACTTTAACCGATTTAGCAAACAACACGAAGAGGGATAAATGA